In the Mya arenaria isolate MELC-2E11 chromosome 11, ASM2691426v1 genome, one interval contains:
- the LOC128207118 gene encoding NPC intracellular cholesterol transporter 2-like produces the protein MLARVLVLSSFIALGYCKTINYKDCGSESGTINSIGVTPCDVEPCTLNHGTNYTVTVNFTSKVNSQTAKTSVHGIIAGVPVPFPVADDCCANKNLKCPVVAGSTDVYSNTIFCDPSYPKIKLVVKWEVMDANSKDIICFEAPLQIA, from the exons ATGTTGGCAAGAGTCCTTGTTTTATCGTCTTTTATCGCGCTCggatattgtaaaacaataaattacaaAGATTGTG GTTCAGAGAGTGGAACAATAAACTCGATAGGCGTGACACCATGCGATGTTGAGCCATGTACATTGAATCATGGCACCAACTACACCGTCACTGTCAATTTCACTTCTA AGGTGAATTCTCAGACGGCCAAAACATCGGTGCACGGGATAATTGCGGGCGTCCCCGTGCCCTTCCCGGTTGCTGATGACTGCTGTGCCAATAAGAACTTGAAGTGTCCCGTCGTCGCCGGCTCCACTGACGTTTACTCAAATACGATCTTCTGTGATCCGTCATATCCCAAG ATCAAGTTGGTTGTAAAATGGGAGGTCATGGATGCCAATAGCAAAGACATTATCTGTTTCGAAGCACCACTTCAGATAGCTTGA